The following proteins come from a genomic window of Candidatus Eisenbacteria bacterium:
- a CDS encoding M48 family metalloprotease: MRRSIRRWWWVLGIALLAGCAKNPVTGKSELSLVSGAQEAQMGKEGYNAVIQEYGIYEDPKLQAYVDSIGQSLARVSHTPQGPWKFTLLDDPTVNAFAMPGGYVYMTRGMMSHLNSEAQLAGVMGHEIGHVTARHSAQRITQQQLAGIGLGVAGIFSTGFRRYSEVATQALGLMFLKYGRDDENQSDELGVQYSTAAGWDPRDIPATYAMLKRVSDQAGQRLPSFLSTHPDPGSREERTRALAEKAAAGKTGLIVRERAYLQRLDGMIYGRDPQQGYFEGTHYYHPKLAFQITFPEGWKTQDSRSFVMGASQDQKAVMQLTLAPKSDLSPAAYIDALRKDNRIADSQGANETIGGYQAWVGRVAVQNQQGQQATLVAVLIRTSPELMYQILGQPGSEAGEQQILRAARSFGRLTDPARLSVKPDRLRVVPVTRSGDFMSVVQAQGPQAIGIEQTAIMNNKFNDQQVNAGELIKIVARGR; encoded by the coding sequence ATGCGCCGCTCGATCAGGCGATGGTGGTGGGTGCTGGGAATCGCGCTGCTCGCCGGCTGCGCCAAGAATCCCGTTACCGGCAAGAGCGAGCTGTCGCTGGTCAGCGGGGCTCAGGAAGCGCAGATGGGGAAGGAGGGCTACAACGCCGTCATCCAGGAGTACGGGATCTACGAGGACCCCAAGCTCCAGGCCTACGTCGACAGCATCGGGCAGAGCCTCGCGCGCGTCTCGCACACGCCCCAAGGCCCATGGAAGTTCACGCTGCTCGACGATCCGACGGTGAACGCCTTCGCCATGCCCGGCGGTTACGTGTACATGACGCGCGGGATGATGTCGCATCTGAACTCGGAGGCGCAGCTCGCCGGAGTGATGGGCCACGAGATCGGCCACGTCACCGCGCGGCACTCGGCGCAACGCATCACGCAGCAGCAGCTCGCCGGCATCGGGCTCGGCGTCGCCGGGATCTTCTCGACGGGATTCCGGCGCTACAGCGAAGTGGCCACGCAGGCGCTCGGCCTGATGTTCCTCAAGTACGGGCGCGATGACGAGAACCAGTCCGACGAGCTGGGCGTGCAGTACTCCACCGCCGCGGGCTGGGATCCACGCGACATTCCCGCCACCTACGCGATGCTCAAGCGCGTCTCCGACCAGGCCGGCCAGCGGCTGCCGTCGTTCCTCTCGACCCATCCCGACCCGGGCAGCCGTGAAGAGCGGACGCGGGCGCTGGCGGAGAAGGCGGCGGCGGGCAAGACGGGGCTTATCGTGCGCGAGCGCGCGTACCTGCAACGGCTGGATGGCATGATCTACGGCCGCGACCCGCAGCAGGGCTACTTCGAAGGCACGCATTACTACCATCCGAAGCTGGCGTTCCAGATCACCTTCCCGGAGGGCTGGAAGACGCAGGACTCGCGCAGCTTCGTGATGGGGGCGTCGCAGGACCAGAAGGCCGTCATGCAGCTCACGCTCGCCCCCAAGAGCGACCTTTCGCCGGCGGCGTACATCGACGCGCTCCGGAAGGACAACCGCATCGCCGATTCCCAAGGCGCCAACGAGACGATCGGCGGCTACCAGGCGTGGGTGGGAAGAGTCGCGGTCCAGAACCAGCAGGGCCAGCAGGCCACGCTGGTCGCGGTCCTGATTCGCACTTCGCCCGAGCTGATGTATCAGATCCTCGGGCAGCCCGGCAGCGAGGCGGGCGAGCAGCAGATCCTCAGAGCCGCTCGCTCGTTCGGCAGGCTGACCGATCCCGCGCGGCTCTCGGTCAAGCCGGACCGCTTGCGCGTTGTTCCGGTGACGAGATCCGGCGATTTCATGTCGGTGGTGCAAGCCCAGGGTCCGCAGGCCATCGGCATCGAGCAGACCGCGATCATGAACAACAAGTTCAACGACCAGCAGGTGAACGCAGGCGAGCTGATCAAGATCGTCGCCCGCGGTCGCTAG